The following proteins are co-located in the Candidatus Binatia bacterium genome:
- a CDS encoding Nramp family divalent metal transporter gives MELDRDHRSLHEVHRTVAVPARASWLRRLLAFSGPAYLVSVGYMDPGNWATDLAGGARFGYQLIWVLLASNLIAVLLQALSARLGVVTGKDLAQECRSAYPRVLTIPLWILAEIAIVACDLAEVLGAAVALKLLFHFPLLWGVLITALDVLLLLTLQRMGMRRLEALILVLIGTMGFCFAVEIALSRPDLAQVLRHLVPRGPDGQPSLFQHDPALGWSVLGLRGDSLYIAIGILGATVMPHNLYLHSALVQSRVVAQTTEGKREAVRMNAIDSAVALNLAFFVNAAILVVSAAVFHFSGHQDVARIEDAYRLLAPLLGTTFASVLFAVALLSSGQSSTITGTLAGQVVMEGFLRLRIQPWLRRLISRGLAIIPAALVIGLHGENAVDSLLVLSQVVLSLQLSFAVIPLVAFTSDRRRMGELANPLWMVVLGWLAAFFIAALNAKLVGDIVTSWYASTHGAWWISVLVVPAIIVIAGLLLLITAMPLVQRLAPRLASRLAPSGGLGTAIPITATHVRPGPRTIVETGPRRVALALELGRADAAMIEHFRGMALPADATVALMHVAESAASRYLGPESLDEESREDLAALEQLAAELRRTGLRVEVMLGNGDVKSELARLITEWKADLVVTGSHGHRWLGDLFLGATTSGLRHRVQCPVLTIRARPRQR, from the coding sequence GTGGAGCTTGACCGGGACCACCGCTCGCTGCACGAAGTGCACCGCACCGTCGCGGTGCCGGCGCGCGCGAGCTGGCTGCGCCGGCTCTTGGCCTTCTCCGGGCCCGCCTACCTCGTCAGCGTCGGCTACATGGACCCGGGCAACTGGGCCACCGACCTGGCCGGCGGAGCGCGGTTCGGCTACCAGCTCATCTGGGTTCTGCTCGCCAGCAACCTGATCGCCGTGCTGCTCCAGGCGCTCTCCGCCCGTCTCGGCGTCGTCACCGGCAAGGACCTCGCGCAGGAGTGCCGGTCCGCCTACCCCCGCGTCCTGACGATCCCGCTCTGGATCCTGGCCGAGATCGCGATCGTGGCCTGCGATCTCGCCGAGGTGCTGGGAGCCGCGGTCGCGCTGAAGCTGCTCTTCCATTTCCCGCTCCTCTGGGGCGTGCTCATCACCGCGCTCGACGTGCTCCTTCTGCTCACCCTGCAGCGGATGGGGATGCGGCGTCTCGAGGCCCTGATCCTGGTCCTCATCGGGACGATGGGATTCTGCTTCGCGGTGGAGATCGCCCTGTCCCGGCCCGACCTGGCCCAGGTGCTGCGCCACCTCGTGCCCCGCGGTCCGGACGGCCAGCCGTCGCTGTTCCAGCACGATCCCGCGCTCGGATGGTCGGTGCTCGGACTGCGCGGCGACTCGCTCTACATCGCCATCGGAATCCTCGGCGCCACCGTCATGCCCCACAACCTCTACCTGCACAGCGCGCTGGTGCAGAGCCGCGTCGTCGCCCAGACGACGGAGGGCAAGCGCGAGGCCGTCCGGATGAACGCCATCGACTCGGCCGTCGCCCTGAACCTGGCATTCTTCGTGAACGCCGCGATTCTGGTGGTCTCGGCCGCGGTGTTCCACTTCTCGGGACACCAGGACGTGGCCCGGATCGAGGACGCCTACCGGCTGCTGGCGCCCCTGCTGGGGACGACCTTCGCCTCGGTCCTCTTTGCCGTGGCGCTGCTCTCGTCAGGCCAGTCGAGCACGATCACCGGGACGCTCGCCGGGCAGGTCGTCATGGAGGGATTCCTACGGCTTCGCATCCAGCCGTGGCTGCGGCGCCTGATCAGCCGCGGCCTGGCGATCATCCCCGCCGCCCTCGTCATCGGGCTGCACGGCGAGAACGCCGTGGACTCGCTCCTCGTGCTGTCGCAGGTAGTGCTGAGCCTCCAGCTCTCCTTCGCGGTGATCCCGCTGGTCGCGTTCACGAGCGACCGCCGGCGCATGGGCGAGCTGGCCAATCCGCTGTGGATGGTCGTGCTGGGATGGCTGGCCGCGTTCTTCATCGCGGCCCTGAACGCCAAGCTCGTCGGCGACATCGTGACGAGCTGGTATGCGTCCACGCACGGTGCCTGGTGGATCTCGGTGCTCGTGGTGCCGGCGATCATCGTGATCGCGGGCCTGCTCCTGCTGATCACGGCGATGCCGCTCGTCCAGCGCCTGGCGCCGCGCCTGGCGAGCCGGCTGGCGCCGTCGGGCGGCCTCGGAACGGCGATCCCGATCACCGCGACCCACGTCCGCCCCGGCCCGCGCACCATCGTGGAGACCGGTCCGCGCCGGGTGGCGCTCGCGCTCGAGCTGGGCCGGGCGGATGCGGCGATGATCGAACACTTCCGCGGGATGGCGCTCCCGGCCGACGCCACGGTCGCCCTCATGCACGTGGCCGAGAGCGCCGCCAGCCGCTACCTCGGGCCGGAGTCCCTCGATGAGGAGAGCCGCGAGGATCTGGCCGCGCTCGAGCAGCTGGCGGCGGAGCTCCGGCGGACCGGCCTCCGGGTGGAGGTCATGCTCGGGAACGGCGACGTGAAGTCCGAGCTCGCGCGGCTCATCACCGAGTGGAAGGCGGACCTCGTCGTCACCGGCTCGCACGGGCACCGCTGGCTCGGCGACCTGTTCCTGGGAGCGACCACCTCCGGCCTCCGGCATCGCGTCCAGTGCCCCGTGCTCACGATCCGGGCAAGGCCCCGGCAGCGCTGA
- a CDS encoding metal-dependent transcriptional regulator: MFPLTRSRQDYLKALYALSLGGEPVATSRLARRLGVSAPSVTNMLSRLASERLVDYAPRAGASLTTRGKREALDIVRRHRILETFLVRVLGFDWSEVHEDAEVLEHHVSDRVLLAIDRLIGHPEEDPHGHPIPDRRGRISRRRLAPLAAVAPGKEVRVREIRDSDAGRLARWKELGLVPGARVKVRDVRAWDGVMELEVAGRPVVVGRSALEGILVEPMRRTSRGA, encoded by the coding sequence ATGTTTCCCTTGACGCGCTCGCGGCAGGACTACCTCAAGGCGCTCTACGCCCTCTCGCTCGGGGGCGAGCCCGTGGCCACGTCGCGGCTGGCCCGCCGGCTGGGGGTCTCCGCGCCCTCGGTCACCAACATGCTCTCGCGGCTCGCCTCGGAGCGGCTGGTGGACTACGCGCCGCGCGCCGGCGCCAGCCTGACGACCCGCGGAAAGCGGGAGGCGCTGGACATCGTGCGGCGCCATCGCATTCTCGAGACCTTCCTGGTCCGGGTCCTGGGCTTCGACTGGTCCGAGGTCCACGAAGACGCCGAGGTGCTCGAGCACCACGTGAGCGATCGCGTGCTGCTCGCGATCGACCGCCTCATCGGACACCCGGAGGAAGACCCCCATGGCCACCCCATCCCGGACCGTAGGGGGAGGATCAGCCGGAGGCGGCTGGCCCCGCTCGCCGCGGTGGCCCCGGGCAAGGAGGTCCGCGTGCGCGAGATCCGGGATTCGGACGCCGGCCGCCTCGCGCGATGGAAGGAGCTGGGGCTGGTCCCGGGGGCGCGGGTCAAGGTCCGTGACGTGCGCGCCTGGGACGGGGTGATGGAGCTGGAGGTGGCCGGCCGGCCGGTCGTGGTCGGTCGGTCCGCGCTCGAGGGCATCCTGGTCGAGCCCATGCGGAGGACGTCCCGTGGAGCTTGA
- the murB gene encoding UDP-N-acetylmuramate dehydrogenase: protein MTFAAPVLDREQLVIQRGAAIAPYTTFGIGGPADVLAEVYTEKALQEVVKSAVGSGMRWLLIGGGSNLLVGDTGFRGLVIVNRIEHLRVAGTRITAGAGCDLGEVVEAAREHALTGLEFAIDIPGTVGGAIRGNAGAFGRSVGEIVTRIRLLEGTTLVDRTPAELGFAYRHSNLKTNTSIVVDCDFALAPGDRAEMDRIMGQHAAQRARRKEKGLHTAGCFFKNPVLPDGTKIAAGQLLEAAGAKEIHDGGAGVHAYHANYIVNKGGASAQEVLRVAREMKRRVEEANGITLEEEVMVVIDPPAPGQV from the coding sequence GTGACCTTCGCCGCACCGGTCCTCGACCGGGAACAGCTCGTCATCCAGCGGGGCGCCGCGATCGCCCCCTACACCACGTTCGGGATCGGCGGACCGGCGGACGTGCTCGCCGAGGTCTATACCGAAAAGGCGCTGCAGGAGGTCGTGAAGAGCGCGGTCGGCTCGGGGATGCGCTGGCTGTTGATCGGCGGCGGCTCGAACCTTCTCGTGGGCGACACCGGCTTCCGCGGGCTCGTCATCGTGAACCGGATCGAGCACCTCCGCGTGGCCGGAACCCGCATCACGGCGGGCGCGGGCTGCGACCTGGGCGAGGTGGTCGAGGCGGCGCGGGAGCACGCGCTCACCGGCCTGGAGTTCGCGATCGACATTCCCGGCACGGTGGGAGGCGCCATCCGCGGGAACGCGGGCGCGTTCGGCCGCTCGGTCGGGGAGATCGTGACGCGGATCCGGCTGCTCGAGGGGACCACGCTCGTGGACCGCACCCCCGCGGAGCTGGGGTTCGCCTACCGGCACAGCAACCTCAAGACGAACACGAGCATCGTCGTCGATTGCGATTTTGCGCTCGCGCCGGGCGACCGCGCGGAGATGGACCGGATCATGGGGCAGCACGCCGCGCAGCGCGCGCGGCGGAAGGAGAAGGGACTGCACACCGCCGGCTGCTTCTTCAAGAATCCCGTGCTTCCCGACGGCACGAAGATCGCCGCCGGGCAGCTCCTGGAAGCCGCGGGCGCGAAGGAGATCCACGACGGCGGCGCGGGCGTGCACGCCTACCATGCGAACTACATCGTGAACAAGGGCGGCGCCTCCGCCCAGGAAGTGCTCCGCGTCGCGCGGGAGATGAAGCGCCGCGTGGAAGAGGCGAACGGCATCACGCTCGAAGAAGAGGTGATGGTCGTGATCGATCCGCCGGCTCCCGGCCAGGTCTAG
- a CDS encoding aminotransferase class I/II-fold pyridoxal phosphate-dependent enzyme: MPRTEPSERLAALPRYLFAELERKRAEAEAAGREVIDLSIGDPDLPTPAPILEKMAEAARDPRNHRYPTSAGMPSARAEIAAWFGARFGVTLDPRRELGILLGSKEGIGHLPLALLNPGDEALVPDPGYPVYAAGTVFAGATAVRYPLRESAGFVPEIRELDRRVTSHTRIVWVNYPNNPTGATAPRAFYEELVAWAAKRDLIVASDAAYSELYYDEPPPSILSVPGARERAIEFHSFSKTFNMTGWRIGFAAGAPALIDLLARFKANVDSGAPQAIQVAAAWGLAGLSAHGPALRAVYRERRDAALDGLRALGCPVPTPGGAFFVWGRVPEGESAIDFAGRVFEGTGVLLTPGTGFGEGGEGYFRVALTSPVDAIRRAIGKLGALTPWRTRDASPSAAIR, encoded by the coding sequence ATGCCCCGCACCGAACCGAGCGAGCGCCTTGCCGCGCTTCCTCGCTATCTCTTCGCCGAGCTGGAACGGAAGCGCGCCGAGGCCGAGGCCGCCGGAAGGGAGGTCATCGACCTCTCGATCGGAGATCCCGACCTTCCGACGCCCGCGCCGATCCTCGAGAAGATGGCCGAGGCCGCACGCGATCCCAGGAACCACCGCTATCCGACCAGCGCCGGGATGCCCTCCGCGCGCGCGGAGATCGCGGCGTGGTTCGGCGCGCGCTTCGGCGTCACGCTCGATCCCCGGCGCGAGCTGGGGATATTGCTCGGCTCCAAGGAGGGGATCGGGCACCTTCCGCTCGCGCTCCTGAACCCGGGGGACGAGGCGCTGGTGCCCGATCCGGGCTATCCGGTCTACGCCGCGGGGACGGTGTTCGCGGGCGCGACCGCGGTGCGCTACCCGCTTCGCGAGTCGGCGGGCTTCGTCCCCGAGATCCGGGAGCTGGACCGCCGCGTCACGTCGCACACGCGCATCGTCTGGGTGAACTACCCGAACAACCCGACCGGCGCGACGGCTCCTCGCGCCTTCTACGAGGAGCTGGTGGCCTGGGCGGCCAAGCGCGACCTGATCGTCGCGAGCGATGCGGCCTACAGCGAGCTCTACTACGACGAGCCGCCCCCCAGCATCCTGAGCGTTCCCGGGGCGCGCGAGCGGGCGATCGAGTTCCACTCCTTCTCCAAGACCTTCAACATGACCGGCTGGCGGATCGGCTTCGCCGCCGGCGCCCCCGCGCTGATCGATCTCCTCGCGCGCTTCAAGGCGAACGTGGATTCCGGCGCGCCGCAGGCGATCCAGGTCGCGGCCGCCTGGGGACTGGCCGGCCTCTCCGCGCACGGCCCCGCGCTGCGCGCCGTCTATCGCGAGCGGCGCGACGCCGCGCTCGACGGGCTCCGTGCGCTCGGCTGCCCGGTTCCGACGCCCGGCGGGGCGTTCTTCGTCTGGGGCCGCGTGCCCGAGGGGGAGAGCGCGATCGATTTCGCGGGGCGCGTCTTCGAGGGAACCGGCGTGCTGCTCACGCCGGGCACGGGATTCGGCGAGGGAGGCGAGGGCTACTTCCGCGTGGCGCTCACGTCGCCCGTCGACGCGATTCGCCGCGCGATCGGCAAGCTCGGGGCGCTCACGCCCTGGAGGACCCGGGATGCCTCCCCGTCGGCCGCGATCCGCTAG
- a CDS encoding dihydroneopterin aldolase: protein MGAGFDWLRLRGIQAYGHLGVTQKERDLGQRLEADVEIAYARERERRPDSLDAFVDYEELSRLVRGQIAMARCRLLETLAEEVALALLAEFDPPRVRVRLRKMHIPVADFSGCPEVEVERAR from the coding sequence ATGGGCGCCGGGTTCGACTGGCTCCGTCTCCGCGGCATCCAGGCCTACGGCCACCTGGGCGTGACCCAGAAGGAGCGCGACCTGGGGCAACGGCTCGAGGCGGACGTCGAGATCGCCTACGCCCGGGAGCGGGAGCGACGCCCCGATTCGCTGGACGCGTTCGTGGACTACGAAGAGCTGTCGCGCCTGGTCCGCGGGCAGATCGCGATGGCGCGCTGCCGCCTGCTCGAGACGCTGGCCGAAGAGGTGGCGCTCGCCCTCCTGGCCGAGTTCGACCCGCCGCGCGTGCGGGTGCGGCTTCGGAAGATGCACATCCCGGTGGCCGACTTCTCGGGGTGCCCCGAGGTGGAAGTGGAGCGCGCCCGATGA
- the folK gene encoding 2-amino-4-hydroxy-6-hydroxymethyldihydropteridine diphosphokinase, with protein MMRRVYVGIGSNLGDREFLIRKAVESLRQLPQTNVSGVSSLYDTEPVGETEQPPFLNAVAWIETELSPRELLWQMLLIEKRMGRVRSKRWGPRSIDLDLLFYDDELIEEPDLQVPHPEAHRRAFVLYPLLELDPNFRHPVTGETVRRMIQKLPPNPPVRKLGRFWY; from the coding sequence ATGATGCGCCGCGTCTACGTCGGCATCGGGTCGAATCTGGGCGACCGCGAGTTCCTGATCCGGAAGGCGGTGGAGTCGCTCCGGCAGCTCCCGCAGACCAACGTCTCGGGCGTCTCCTCCCTCTACGACACGGAGCCGGTGGGCGAGACCGAGCAGCCGCCCTTCCTGAACGCGGTGGCGTGGATCGAGACCGAGCTCTCCCCGAGGGAGCTCCTCTGGCAGATGCTCCTGATCGAGAAGCGGATGGGGCGCGTGCGCTCCAAGCGCTGGGGGCCGCGCTCGATCGATCTCGACCTGCTCTTCTACGACGACGAGCTGATCGAGGAGCCCGATCTTCAAGTGCCCCATCCCGAGGCCCACCGCCGCGCGTTCGTCCTCTATCCGCTGCTGGAGCTGGATCCGAACTTCCGCCACCCGGTCACGGGCGAGACGGTGCGCCGCATGATCCAGAAGCTCCCGCCCAATCCTCCCGTCCGAAAGCTGGGTCGTTTCTGGTACTGA
- a CDS encoding deoxynucleoside kinase has protein sequence MAVEGVIGVGKTSLARLLAERLQARLLLEEPEENPFLEDFYKDPRRHAFATQMFFLVSRYQELRDLNQPDLFHDAVVSDYMFQKDRIFANLNLSDRELALYDKIAPVLERDLPMPSLVVYLQASPEVIWSRIQQRGRAYERIMDPKYTATLAEAYNYFFFHYRDSPLLVVNTNEMNFVDRRADLEELVARIESHTEGVAYLSPSGNP, from the coding sequence ATCGCCGTCGAAGGCGTGATCGGGGTGGGGAAGACCTCGCTCGCGCGGCTCCTGGCCGAGCGGCTCCAGGCGCGGCTCCTCCTGGAGGAGCCCGAGGAGAACCCGTTCCTGGAGGACTTCTACAAGGACCCGCGGCGGCACGCCTTCGCGACGCAGATGTTCTTCCTGGTGAGCCGCTACCAGGAGCTGCGCGACCTGAACCAGCCCGACCTGTTCCACGACGCGGTCGTGAGCGACTACATGTTCCAGAAGGACCGGATCTTCGCGAACCTGAACCTGAGCGATCGCGAGCTGGCGCTCTACGACAAGATCGCGCCGGTGCTGGAGCGCGACCTTCCGATGCCGAGCCTGGTCGTCTACCTGCAGGCCTCCCCCGAGGTGATCTGGAGCCGCATCCAGCAGCGCGGGCGCGCGTACGAGCGGATCATGGATCCCAAGTACACGGCCACCCTGGCGGAAGCGTACAATTACTTCTTCTTCCACTATCGGGATTCGCCGCTCCTGGTCGTGAACACGAACGAGATGAACTTCGTCGACCGCCGGGCGGATCTCGAGGAGCTGGTCGCGCGGATCGAGAGCCACACGGAAGGGGTCGCCTACTTGAGCCCCAGCGGAAATCCATGA
- the panB gene encoding 3-methyl-2-oxobutanoate hydroxymethyltransferase, whose translation MSAGTSRDDRAFERPKVTVRSIREMKARGERIVSVTAYDYPTARLADEAGVDLILVGDSLGMVVLGYESTIPVTMAEMSHHLKAVMRAQPRALVIADLPFASFQAGPEDAVRNSARFVKRGAEGVKLEGGRRVLPQIEAILAADIPVLGHLGLTPQSVHAFGGYRVQARGADAAGALLEDARALERAGVFAIVLEGIPRELGAEISRALTIPTIGIGAGAECDGQVLVIHDLVGLSFGKPAKFVRRYAQVGDAIRGAVASFRDDVRAGRYPSPEETYAAAPDPAKSAAPATDSAAGPKAAPASETPEKPACKS comes from the coding sequence ATGAGCGCCGGCACCTCCCGCGACGATCGCGCCTTCGAGCGTCCCAAGGTCACCGTCCGCTCCATCCGCGAGATGAAGGCGCGGGGCGAGCGGATCGTTTCCGTGACCGCTTACGACTATCCGACCGCCCGGCTCGCCGACGAGGCGGGGGTGGACCTGATCCTGGTGGGCGACTCCCTCGGCATGGTGGTGCTGGGCTACGAATCCACCATCCCGGTCACGATGGCCGAGATGTCGCACCATCTGAAGGCGGTGATGCGCGCCCAGCCCCGGGCGCTCGTGATCGCCGACCTGCCTTTCGCTTCGTTCCAGGCCGGCCCCGAGGACGCGGTGCGCAACAGCGCGCGCTTCGTGAAGCGCGGCGCCGAGGGGGTGAAGCTGGAGGGGGGGCGGCGCGTCCTGCCGCAGATCGAGGCGATCCTCGCCGCCGACATCCCGGTGCTCGGACACCTGGGGCTCACCCCCCAGTCGGTGCACGCCTTCGGCGGCTATCGCGTGCAGGCGCGCGGCGCCGACGCGGCCGGGGCCCTCCTCGAGGACGCGCGTGCGCTCGAGCGCGCCGGCGTCTTCGCGATCGTGCTCGAGGGGATTCCGCGCGAGCTGGGCGCCGAGATCTCGCGGGCGCTCACGATCCCGACCATCGGGATCGGCGCCGGAGCCGAGTGCGACGGTCAGGTGCTCGTGATCCACGACCTGGTCGGGCTGTCGTTCGGGAAGCCCGCGAAGTTCGTGCGGCGCTACGCCCAGGTGGGGGACGCGATCCGGGGCGCGGTCGCGTCGTTCCGCGACGACGTGCGCGCGGGCCGCTATCCGAGCCCCGAGGAGACCTACGCCGCGGCGCCCGATCCGGCGAAGTCCGCGGCGCCGGCGACCGATTCCGCCGCCGGCCCCAAGGCGGCGCCCGCGTCCGAAACCCCCGAGAAGCCCGCGTGCAAATCGTAA
- the panC gene encoding pantoate--beta-alanine ligase: MRALSRRARSRRETIAFVPTMGALHEGHLSLIRLARRTHRRVAASVFVNPLQFGPREDFARYPRPLARDTRLCREAKVDWLFLPSVRALYPPGAETRVVPGPLAARWEGAARPGHFTGVLTVVMKLLQIVEPDTLILGQKDAQQAALVGAMMRDLDSPATLRVAPTVRERDGLALSSRNAYLSLGERVRAAGLSRALRAGRDEARAGARDGGRIVAAARAALRREAAPDGVDYLALVDPRTFEPLRRLDRRALLIAAVRIGRTRLIDNLAVTP; the protein is encoded by the coding sequence ATGCGCGCTCTCTCGCGCCGCGCCCGCTCCCGCAGGGAGACGATCGCGTTCGTGCCCACGATGGGTGCGCTCCACGAGGGGCACCTCTCGCTGATCCGCCTGGCGCGCCGCACGCACCGCCGCGTCGCCGCGAGCGTCTTCGTCAACCCGCTCCAGTTCGGCCCGCGCGAGGACTTCGCGCGCTACCCGCGCCCTCTCGCGCGCGACACGCGGCTCTGCCGCGAGGCCAAGGTGGACTGGCTCTTCCTTCCTTCGGTGCGCGCGCTCTATCCGCCCGGGGCCGAGACGCGCGTCGTGCCGGGACCGCTGGCGGCGCGATGGGAGGGGGCGGCGCGCCCGGGGCATTTCACCGGCGTGCTCACCGTGGTGATGAAGCTCCTCCAGATCGTGGAGCCCGACACGCTCATCCTGGGGCAGAAGGACGCGCAGCAGGCCGCCCTGGTGGGCGCCATGATGCGCGACCTCGACAGCCCGGCGACGCTGCGGGTCGCCCCCACGGTCCGGGAGCGGGACGGGCTCGCGCTCTCTTCGCGGAACGCCTACCTGAGTCTCGGGGAGCGCGTACGGGCGGCCGGGCTCTCGCGCGCCCTTCGCGCCGGACGCGACGAGGCGCGGGCCGGAGCCCGGGACGGGGGCCGCATCGTCGCGGCGGCGCGCGCGGCGCTTCGTCGCGAGGCCGCTCCCGACGGGGTGGACTACCTGGCCCTGGTGGACCCGCGCACCTTCGAGCCCCTCCGCCGGCTGGACCGCCGCGCGCTCCTCATCGCCGCCGTCCGCATCGGCCGGACGAGGCTCATCGACAACCTCGCCGTGACCCCCTAG
- a CDS encoding NTP transferase domain-containing protein produces MPAPDALPPFTALLLAAGMGKRMNSDLPKVLHPALGTPLIGHVLARLAPLRPDRVVVVVGHREELVRQALRGHAVRFVTQAPQLGTGHAVQVAWDEAAPGAPHVLILAGDMPLVRTESLRRLLARQAAEGNAVTVLSAELEDPAGYGRVIRDAAGAFVKIVEEKDATPAERAVREVNSGIYVFEKEPLREALGRLRADNAQKEYYLTDTLAILSRAGRKVGIERAADPRECFGVNTPDQLRMVEETLRAWGEG; encoded by the coding sequence ATGCCCGCGCCCGACGCCCTGCCGCCGTTCACCGCGCTCCTCCTCGCCGCCGGCATGGGGAAGCGGATGAACTCCGATCTCCCCAAGGTGCTCCATCCCGCGCTGGGCACGCCGCTCATCGGCCACGTCCTCGCGCGCCTGGCACCGCTCCGCCCCGACCGCGTGGTCGTCGTGGTGGGGCACCGGGAAGAGCTGGTGCGCCAGGCGCTGCGCGGCCACGCGGTCCGATTCGTGACGCAGGCGCCGCAGCTCGGCACGGGACACGCGGTGCAGGTGGCGTGGGACGAGGCCGCGCCCGGCGCCCCCCACGTGCTGATCCTCGCGGGGGACATGCCGCTCGTCCGGACCGAATCGCTCCGGCGTCTTCTCGCGCGCCAGGCGGCGGAGGGAAACGCCGTCACCGTGCTGTCGGCCGAGCTGGAGGACCCGGCGGGCTATGGCCGCGTGATCCGCGACGCCGCGGGGGCCTTCGTGAAGATCGTCGAGGAAAAGGACGCGACGCCGGCCGAGCGGGCCGTGCGCGAGGTGAATTCCGGAATCTATGTTTTCGAGAAGGAGCCCCTGCGCGAGGCGCTGGGGCGGCTGCGCGCCGACAATGCCCAGAAGGAGTACTATCTGACCGACACCCTCGCCATCCTGAGCCGGGCGGGCCGCAAGGTCGGCATCGAGCGCGCGGCGGATCCGCGCGAGTGCTTCGGTGTGAACACGCCCGACCAGCTCCGGATGGTCGAGGAGACGCTGCGGGCGTGGGGGGAGGGGTAA
- a CDS encoding HIT domain-containing protein, whose protein sequence is MERLWAGWRMEYVAPAKRPGRKAKGSCLFCDAGAGKKRGGNLVLASTPLTLVMLNLYPYNVGHVMVAPRRHLGSPAGLNMEEAADVNLWLGRVVDALKREYRPHGFNLGANLGRVSGAGVLGHLHWHVVPRWNGDTNFMPVLAETKVLPEALDRTYRRLRKRLDAPAKRARPRPRAR, encoded by the coding sequence ATGGAGCGGCTCTGGGCCGGCTGGCGGATGGAGTACGTGGCGCCGGCGAAACGGCCGGGGCGCAAGGCCAAGGGATCGTGCCTCTTCTGCGATGCCGGGGCCGGGAAGAAGAGGGGCGGGAACCTGGTCCTTGCGTCTACCCCGCTCACGCTCGTCATGCTGAACCTGTACCCGTACAATGTAGGGCATGTGATGGTGGCGCCGCGCAGGCACCTGGGTTCCCCGGCGGGGTTGAACATGGAGGAGGCCGCCGACGTGAACCTCTGGCTGGGTCGCGTCGTGGACGCCCTGAAGCGCGAGTATCGCCCGCACGGGTTCAATCTCGGAGCCAACCTGGGCCGCGTCTCGGGGGCTGGCGTCCTGGGTCACCTGCACTGGCACGTCGTGCCCCGGTGGAACGGAGACACGAACTTCATGCCGGTGCTCGCGGAAACGAAGGTTCTTCCGGAGGCGCTCGACCGGACGTACCGGCGCCTGCGGAAGCGCCTCGACGCTCCGGCGAAGCGCGCGCGGCCGCGGCCCCGCGCCCGCTGA
- a CDS encoding LytR C-terminal domain-containing protein, translating to MGSKGKAGSPALDFTIVGLFVLIAFCAVSVALRVGPQVTSRPKQPIRIELLNGSGRAGLAGELASYLRDGGFDVLEVSNADRSDYRTTLVVNRTEAPEPAKIVAEYLGTRHVIQQQSSQEMIDVTVIVGRDARRFTQAP from the coding sequence ATGGGATCGAAGGGGAAGGCCGGGAGCCCGGCGCTCGATTTCACCATCGTGGGGCTGTTCGTGCTCATCGCCTTCTGCGCGGTCTCGGTGGCGCTCCGGGTCGGCCCGCAGGTGACCAGCCGGCCGAAGCAGCCGATCCGGATCGAGCTCTTGAACGGAAGCGGACGGGCCGGACTCGCGGGCGAGCTGGCTTCGTACCTCCGCGACGGCGGTTTCGACGTGCTGGAAGTGTCGAACGCGGATCGCTCGGATTATCGGACGACCCTGGTCGTGAACCGGACCGAAGCACCGGAGCCGGCGAAGATCGTGGCGGAGTACCTGGGAACGCGCCACGTCATCCAGCAGCAGTCTTCCCAGGAGATGATCGACGTCACGGTCATCGTGGGCCGCGACGCGCGGCGCTTCACGCAGGCGCCATGA
- a CDS encoding twin-arginine translocase TatA/TatE family subunit, which produces MFNIGPQELFWLFLIVLLIFGAKRIPEIGRSVGRGIQEFKKGMRDVENELQVSDKPAPAPPPPPAATPREATVEDRKV; this is translated from the coding sequence ATGTTCAACATCGGACCCCAGGAGCTGTTCTGGCTGTTCCTGATCGTGCTCCTGATCTTCGGCGCGAAGCGGATCCCGGAAATCGGCCGCTCGGTCGGCCGCGGCATCCAGGAGTTCAAGAAGGGGATGCGCGATGTGGAGAACGAGCTGCAGGTGAGCGACAAGCCCGCGCCCGCTCCGCCGCCGCCTCCCGCCGCGACTCCGCGCGAGGCGACCGTCGAGGACCGGAAGGTCTGA